A genomic window from Streptococcus sanguinis includes:
- a CDS encoding PTS sugar transporter subunit IIA, which translates to MGKKLVLVSHGRFCEELKTTTEMIMGPQEDIHAVALLPEEGPEDFAAKFLETVKDFEDYLVFADLLGGTPCNVVSRFIMEGQDIELYAGVNLPMVIEFINASLTGAEVSYPSKAAENIVKVNDVLAGLMDDEDE; encoded by the coding sequence GAAGAACTGAAAACAACTACGGAAATGATTATGGGGCCTCAGGAAGACATCCATGCAGTAGCCCTGCTTCCGGAGGAAGGTCCAGAAGACTTCGCAGCTAAATTCTTAGAAACGGTCAAAGATTTTGAGGATTACTTGGTTTTTGCGGATCTCTTGGGGGGCACTCCTTGTAATGTAGTCAGCCGCTTCATTATGGAAGGACAGGATATCGAGCTTTATGCGGGGGTCAATCTGCCCATGGTCATTGAGTTTATCAATGCATCTTTGACAGGAGCAGAAGTCAGCTATCCATCCAAGGCAGCAGAGAATATTGTTAAGGTCAATGATGTTCTAGCTGGCCTAATGGATGATGAAGATGAATAA